A region from the Branchiostoma lanceolatum isolate klBraLanc5 chromosome 2, klBraLanc5.hap2, whole genome shotgun sequence genome encodes:
- the LOC136427446 gene encoding uncharacterized protein, with protein MFGMTRDRIIVPRNVVHGLTTAIHLKLGHPSQHQLKAVMSRYFYALGMDTVVQKVTAACDQCAALKCHIPVPPTFMTQPPPQTILATFAADVMKRARQNILVVRECSTSYTSTQIVPDETSTALRDGLITLCAPLCPLDGPPAVIRCDPAPGFQALTQDTWLAENHLQIEIGEFKNINKNPVAERAIEEMREELCKVDPLGQPVSPAQLAVITARVNAKVRSNGLSSREYLFQRDQFNGEQIPLSDKSLLAKQNQRRLDNHTPSSKSKASTRKVKPAPLITVGDLVYLHADRDKSQARNRYIVTAVNRDFVHISKFIGRQLRSRSYRVHPAECYLVPSQVSPQHRHPTYSETASDDDDAVSDEHENFVVPPDIPATPPAVPEQNHHQNIPAPTDIPVTPPAVPVESRTCSRTSRHHQSFQPPLLPYQNELCQTPPHHRGGQAGLLNNHLTSKTLNFHNPNIEHLQNSDSYFTWPCDIVFEYSEIFCKK; from the coding sequence ATGTTTGGTATGACAAGAGACAGGATTATAGTCCCCCGTAACGTAGTGCACGGCCTTACCACAGCTATACATCTCAAGCTAGGACATCCTTCTCAACACCAGCTCAAGGCGGTTATGTCTCGATACTTCTATGCCCTGGGCATGGATACTGTTGTCCAGAAGGTCACAGCAGCTTGCGATCAATGTGCTGCTCTCAAATGCCACATCCCTGTTCCTCCTACCTTCATGACTCAGCCTCCTCCCCAGACCATCCTAGCTACCTTTGCAGCAGATGTCATGAAACGAGCACGGCAGAACATCCTTGTCGTCAGAGAGTGCAGTACCTCTTATACGTCCACCCAGATCGTCCCTGACGAAACTTCAACCGCTCTCCGTGATGGACTCATTACCTTATGTGCACCCCTCTGCCCTCTGGACGGTCCTCCTGCAGTCATCCGCTGCGACCCAGCACCAGGATTCCAGGCCCTGACCCAGGATACCTGGCTAGCCGAAAACCACCTTCAAATCGAAATAGGGGAGttcaaaaacatcaacaaaaaccCAGTTGCAGAACGGGCGATCGAGGAGATGAGAGAAGAACTCTGCAAAGTAGACCCCCTTGGCCAACCAGTATCTCCTGCTCAACTTGCTGTGATAACAGCACGTGTTAATGCTAAAGTTCGTTCAAATGGCCTATCGTCTCGTGAATACCTTTTCCAAAGAGATCAGTTCAATGGAGAACAAATCCCATTATCTGACAAATCTCTCCTAGCCAAACAGAACCAACGTCGATTGGACAATCACACACCTAGTTCCAAATCGAAAGCATCCACGAGAAAGGTCAAGCCCGCCCCCCTTATCACTGTTGGTGACTTGGTCTACCTCCATGCCGACAGAGATAAGTCCCAGGCCCGCAACAGATACATAGTTACCGCTGTGAATAGAGACTTTGTGCACATTTCCAAATTCATCGGCCGCCAACTGAGATCTCGGTCCTACAGAGTTCATCCTGCAGAATGTTACTTAGTCCCCAGCCAGGTCTCACCCCAACACCGCCACCCAACATACAGTGAGACTGCTTCCGATGATGATGACGCAGTCAGCGATGAACATGAGAACTTTGTGGTACCTCCAGACATTCCTGCCACTCCACCTGCAGTACCAGAACAAAACCATCACCAGAACATCCCGGCACCAACAGACATTCCTGTCACTCCACCCGCAGTACCAGTCGAGAGCAGaacctgcagcagaacttcccgGCACCATCAGAGTTTCCAGCCACCCCTCCTGCCGTACCAGAACGAACTCTGTCAGACCCCCCCTCATCACCGCGGCGGTCAGGCCGGCTTACTCAACAACCATCTTACCTCAAAGACTTTGAACTTTCATAACCCCAACATCGAACATTTACAGAACTCTGATAGTTACTTCACATGGCCATGTGACATTGTATTCGAATACAGTGAGATTTTCTGCAAGAAGTAA